One window of the Leptospira dzoumogneensis genome contains the following:
- a CDS encoding EAL domain-containing response regulator, translating to MQNQENGSSDESPKRSVILCVDDELIILRGLKEQLKSAFGKSYQIEAADSAELALQIVEECNQAGIHIPAILSDQVMPGIRGDEFLIRIQETNPNTKKIMLTGQASAESVGNALNKANLYRYLSKPWDSNDLLMTVKEAVRSYESDISLSELNKKLEEALLYNRDSGLPNLESLRRRLDLAAEEKEDSLLALIRIESTSLTTRDFGVSLYKDLMKKFLDSMKSLLGNYGEIFHVYEDEVAILSKVPEEEFLPHLIAFRILLRSDYFTASGISFRINATIATANGKKDLYYKARLALVKASQEPEFDSESGIYSYSEKMDDQDLYKINMDLGKRLNQAIHSGNVVPYFQGIMDNQTGKVEKFECLARIVEDGKVYAPASFLYLAKSTGLLRRISPILFEKALRKFSDSSYSFSINLSETELESPSFPKWAASRMEHYGINPSRVTFEILETASFHGNPERLKVIAELKEMGAKIAIDDFGVEHSNFSRLLEIQPDFIKIDGKFIQSLERNRTAFILTSAITELAHRIGAKVVAEFVSTPEELKVVRSLGIEYSQGYLIMQPSPDITPVSIKIIE from the coding sequence GTGCAAAACCAAGAAAATGGATCATCCGACGAATCACCTAAAAGATCGGTGATCTTATGCGTCGACGACGAGCTGATCATTTTAAGAGGACTCAAAGAACAGCTCAAATCCGCCTTCGGAAAAAGTTATCAAATAGAAGCTGCAGACAGCGCAGAACTCGCACTCCAAATAGTAGAAGAATGTAACCAGGCCGGAATTCATATCCCAGCGATATTAAGCGACCAGGTCATGCCGGGGATCAGAGGGGACGAGTTCCTGATCCGGATCCAGGAGACAAATCCGAATACAAAAAAGATCATGCTCACAGGACAGGCGAGTGCGGAGTCCGTGGGAAACGCACTTAACAAGGCGAACTTATACAGATATCTTTCCAAACCCTGGGACTCGAACGATCTGCTCATGACCGTAAAAGAAGCGGTCCGTTCTTATGAATCAGATATTTCTCTTTCCGAGCTGAATAAAAAATTAGAAGAAGCACTTCTTTATAATAGGGACTCCGGACTTCCCAATTTGGAATCCTTAAGAAGAAGATTGGATCTCGCTGCGGAAGAAAAGGAAGATTCTCTTCTCGCATTGATACGAATAGAGTCCACTTCTTTGACCACAAGGGATTTCGGAGTTTCTCTCTATAAGGATTTAATGAAGAAGTTCCTGGATTCCATGAAATCTCTCTTAGGGAACTATGGAGAGATCTTCCACGTATATGAAGATGAAGTAGCAATCCTCTCTAAAGTGCCGGAAGAGGAGTTCCTTCCGCATCTAATCGCATTTCGGATACTTCTACGCTCCGATTATTTTACTGCGTCCGGAATTTCTTTCCGGATCAACGCGACTATAGCCACTGCCAATGGAAAAAAAGATCTGTATTATAAGGCGAGACTCGCGCTCGTAAAAGCAAGCCAAGAGCCTGAATTCGATTCGGAATCCGGGATCTACTCTTATTCCGAGAAGATGGACGACCAAGATCTTTATAAGATCAATATGGATCTGGGAAAAAGACTGAACCAAGCGATCCATTCAGGAAATGTTGTGCCTTATTTCCAAGGGATCATGGACAATCAAACAGGTAAGGTGGAAAAATTCGAATGCCTTGCAAGGATCGTGGAAGACGGAAAAGTTTATGCTCCCGCAAGTTTTTTATATCTAGCAAAGTCTACCGGTCTTTTGAGAAGGATCAGCCCTATACTTTTCGAAAAAGCACTTCGTAAATTTTCGGATTCTTCTTATTCATTCTCCATTAACCTGTCTGAAACTGAATTAGAGAGCCCAAGTTTTCCGAAATGGGCGGCTTCTCGTATGGAACATTACGGGATCAATCCTTCCAGAGTTACTTTCGAAATTTTAGAAACCGCAAGTTTTCACGGAAATCCGGAAAGACTGAAGGTGATCGCAGAACTGAAAGAGATGGGAGCAAAAATTGCAATCGACGATTTCGGAGTGGAACATTCGAATTTTTCCAGATTACTGGAGATCCAACCCGACTTCATCAAGATAGATGGAAAATTTATCCAATCTTTGGAAAGAAATCGGACAGCATTTATCCTGACTTCTGCAATCACAGAACTTGCGCATAGAATCGGAGCAAAAGTAGTCGCGGAATTCGTTTCTACTCCGGAAGAACTGAAAGTTGTACGTTCCCTAGGCATAGAATATTCGCAAGGATATCTGATTATGCAGCCTTCTCCTGACATAACCCCGGTTTCGATAAAAATTATTGAATAG